TTAAGTATTCCGTTGAGTGGGTCAATTAACAAATTTTGAGGTTTGATATCCCTATGACAAATTCCTAATGAGTGGATGTATAACAAAGAGCGGAAAAGTTGGTAAGAGTATAATTTCACCTCAAGCATTGGCATGGTCCTTTGTCTGGAAGTATACCAGTGACATGATTTGTACAACGTCTCCGGAATGTACTCCAGGATCAAATGAAGGTATTGCTCGTCTTTATCATTGGTCTTGTAGAAAAAGGAAAGCAACTTGACGATATTCTTGTGATTTATGAGCCTCATTATTTCAAGTTCTCTGTTTTTGTAACGTTTATCTTGCAGAACTCGCTTGATTGCTGCCTTACTGTTGTCATGTAATAGTGTTATCTGGTAAACGTAACCAAAAGATCCGTGTCCCACCATAGATTTTTGAGCATATTCGATATTTGACAAGGCCCCCGTATGTCCATCTCTCACCTCTACAGCGATCACCTGCTGTCCAGCGGTTTTGTTAGAAGGATTTAAGTCGTTCATTGTACTACAAACGATGTCTCATCCACCTAAGATTTTCCCAAAGTCACTAATCTGTAGATTAAGGGCTTTCCGCGACAACAAACAAATTGTACAAGCGTCGAATTTAAAAACAAAAAAGTGTTCGTTTTAACAAAATCGTACCGAATTATTATTTctgagaaaaaaatggGGAAAATCCGAATTTGTatcctggaaaaagaaaTACACCTCACACCACGAAAGAGAGCAACGTACTCAAAGGTAATGGATAACCAGTGTAATTGCGTAAGCTGGGGAGgctgagaagctggaatcCCTCATTTACTTCTCCCACCAGCTCATTAGAAGGCTTTCAATTGGTATGCTGAACAGTAAATTAAGACATGAACTTTATAGATTCTTCACGATGACATAAGCAACATTCTTCCCGCTGAATAATTTCTTTATGGAGAAGAAAGTGGGGATAATAAGATAGCTGCAAAAATCCTTGCCGGGTAACCATGACCGAAAATGAGTTTTAGCTGTGCAGAGATGCtttaaaataaaattttcaaactAGAATTTTTAGGACTTACCAATTTTTCATAAAGGCGAGCTTATCACGACCACGTTGCAAGGAACCTTTATATAACATGTCTACTACTCCAAACCCCAAAGCATTTCCATTAGCTGATTCTGGTCTCACTCAACAAATTCTTGATGTGGtacaacaagctcaaaatctcAGACAGCTGAAGAAGGGAGCTAACGAGACAACCAAGACTTTGAACAGAGGTATTTCGGAATTTATCATCATGGCCGCAGATACTGAGCCTATTGAGATTCTGTTGCATTTGCCACTTCTTTGCGAGGATAAGAATGTTCCATACGTTTTTGTTCCCTCAAAAACTGCTCTTGGTAGGGCCTGCGGTGTTTCTAGACCAGTCATTGCTGCTTCGATTACAACCAATGATGCTTCTGCTATCAAAAACCAAATCTATGCCATCAAGGATAAGATTGAAACCTTGTTAATCTGAGTCTTTAATAGATCTATTTTTTTACTGAAATATTAATTTTCAATTATAAAATGAAAACAAGTAAGTTGGTATTGTACACGGTATCGACAACAAAGACCCTGCAATGTCATAAGTATGAATATTTAGAACTCTTTTGATTCCCTTCAACATAGTTTTCAGTAGAATCAAACGGTTGAGTCAAAACATCATTACCGGAATCAGAACCGATGTCTGACATACTTTTGAAACTTTCATCACGCATGAATGTCGAAACGGGAGTTTGGAAGCCTTGATTTTCCGACTGCATCATCGGAGTATTTGATTCCGATCTAGCATGTGTTGGAATTTGCTGATCCACAGTGGATTTTGGTAATGgatgatcaaaaacttctGGCAATTCTGTATTTTGATCACTAGTTTTCTGAGATTTGTTGCGACGAAGGAGGGACTTACCACCAGTGAGCTTGTGCATAAGTTTAGCACCGAACGaagcttcttcttcctgtgTGAGTTCTAGTGGCTTGTCTAGATCACTCTGCGACTTCCTGTCAGAAGACTGACCCATGTCAGAGGAATCCACCATGGCCTTTAGCTTGTACATTTCGTTAGCCCAATTCTCTTGATGATCTTTAGCCACCTGTCcaagctcaaacagctcctgTGCACCATCAGGAACATCATCACTAATCTGCTTCTTTTGGAAAGATGTTCTGTCATCTTTAGCTGGAGAGAATCGAGCATCTggatttttggagaagatcgCGATGCATGAATAGACAATAATCAAAACCAGGAGCAAAAATGAGAAAACTGCGTTCagcacgaaaaaaatcaatccCATGATTGATCCAACAGCACTTGGTTGACCAAACAACTCTgaaaagaacaagaaaaagaacgagtTAATGGTGTTAACAACGCTCATCAGAATGTTGACGATATTGGTGGCTTTGTCCAGAAATGGCCTCACTTTAATCAAAGCGATGGTATAGGCCAAATCTAACAAAAACACAACAAGAGCTTGTGTTTTACCAGACTTCTGAGCAAGGGAAACAAATAATGCTTTCACAAAAAGGTAGGTCAAAAACACAGCACCCCAGTAAAACTTTTTCGCGTCGAACATTGTGTAGAAGAACCCATACCTGTTGAGAACATCCGGATTTCCATAGAGAATGGCAGCAGCATTATTGTGAGTTTCAACAGAGACAGCTCCAAACATTAATGTTCTGTAACAGACCCACCCCATGATTCCCAAGCATAAAAGCAAAAAGATGACGGCAAGGACGACCACTGCGGCCGAGTCGACAACGGTGAATTCCCATAAGGATAGAATGACAAGTTGAGGAAATCCGATATAGATATATCTTTGCAAAATACCTTTCAAAATAACcttccagtttctgctcAGATCAATGGTTCTGGACCAGCCTCTTTTCCTTCCAAATGACATTATTGTTTTCCCAATCATAAACAATCCAATCAGTACATATAGGAATAGAACAAAAAATGTGAATCCCGTGCAAACAATAGAAGTGGGCTCGATGTTTGCCTTGTAACCAACTCTTTCCACGCCTCTCAATATCTTTAGGTACTGATCACCTTGCAGATTGTACAGATCGTTTGATCTCGCTTCCAAATCCTGGTAGTAGTCCGTTGGGCTTGGTGCCAATGAAGGCATAAAATAGGACACAAGCGAATAAAATGGAATGAGCTTGGTTGCAATTTTCTTACTTTCGTTCAGGGATCTCTGGACAAGGACTGAAATTGAAGACGAAGTCAAATATTGCGTGGGAGTTCCACCCGTTGCCTGAACATACCATCTGAATATTTGCTGCATAAAGGTCACTCTGATCAAGCCCATCGACCATGCGATGTTTTCTGCCCATGCACTGACAATTGGTGGAACCTCTTGAACGTGCAACATGCAAAGGATGACTGTGCTTTGAAAAAAGGAGAACAAAGACACAGCATTTGCAGAGATAATGGAAGCAGAAGCAGAGTTTCCGAAAACTGATAGAACTGCTGAGACAAGGAGGCCGATTCCGGATATAATAGCGGTAGCCCATTTGGCACCCACGTGAGCGACGGTCTTCTTATTCGAGAAGCTAGCTTGGATACATCCAACTTGGGTATCATTACTGTCGAGAATAATCACCCTGACAAGAGCGTCGATATCAGGAAATGTGTAGGCAATTTTCGGAACCATATTGGTGAAATCACTGGAAAGATATTGAATCGAGTTAACTTCCAACGAACCGGGATACATTGGGCAAAATTGTTTCCATCCAATAGAGCAAAAATCGACATTCTTTTCAACGACCTCGATGCCGTAGGCATACGCCATAACCTTGGCATAGACTTGACCAGATATTTCGGAGGTTAAGGATATATCGTACTTCACAGATCCTCCGTCATCATCTGCGGTGAAAACCACATTGAAATAAGTTGGCTCTATTTGTGAGTTTTCCATACATGTGACCAGAgaatttgcaaaaagcTCACGTTTACCCTCGGCTAACAGAGGGAATGTAAGCCAAAATCCTAAAAGTAGGGCTTTTTCAATAAACAACATACTGATCAAGAAATAATACCTTGTTATTTCAAGGAATGATAGTTGCTGAAATGCGTAGAAAAGTTGGTGGACTAGTTGGTAAGTGCAGCAGTTAATGGAAATATAATGAATCTATAGTCGCAAGTAAAGATCGTTCCTTTGTCTAAATCAGGTTCCGTGTGTTTATTTGCTGAGATAAGAACCAACTTAGAAAATTGTGCGATATCCCACTGAGTCAGGAGTATATAATGAAGCAATAAAAAGATTCGTGGTACCCACTTCTTTCAAATAAACTCGAGAAGTGAAAGATCAAGAGCGAAAACAAGCTATTGATTCAAATAGCCAGGGTACAGAATTTTTGGCTTATTGAAAAAACTTATGTGGCTAGTGAAAACGACAAGAATTATAGAACACGCTTAGGCGACGCAAGCgcgtttttttttatttagATGCCTATCGTGGCGCAGTACCATGATCAAGCATATATAATTTAAGTAGCCAAGAAGCATGACCTAGATCAAACATTTTACAGCATACAACAAAGACAGCTATGAGATAAATATAACGTTGATGAACTTACCGGCTTATTTTGCCTTGACAACTTCAATAAGATGTGAAACAACTTGTGGATTGCTTAAGGTAGAAGTGTCTCCGAGTTGATCTTCCTCACCGGACAGGATTTTCCTCAGGATTCTTCTCATAATCTTGCCTGACCTTGTTTTCGGTAGGTCATTAACCAGGAGAATTAATTTTGGAGCCGCAAATGGACCAATTTCCTTTCTCACTGTTAAGATGAGTTCCTTCTTAATTGCCGATGGATCCTCGATGGATCTGTTCTTTAGAGAGACAAAAGCAGCAACCGCGGATCCGGTTAGTTCGTCCGGGAACCCGACCACCGCAGATTCTGCAACCATTGAATGCTCAATTAAAGCAGCCTCAATTTCTGCAGTAGACAGTCTGTGACCAGACACATTAACGACATCGTCAACACGACCTAAAATCCAGTAGAAGCCGTCTTTGTCTCTGGCTGCTCCGTCGCCTGAGAAGTAATACCCATGGTAAGGACGTAAATAAGTATCCAAAAATCGGCTATAGTCCCTCCAGATGGTTCTTGCCATCGATGGCCAGGATGACCTGATTGCTAGCACACCCTCAACCTCGTTTCCTTCAAGCTCCTTTCCACTCACAGGATCTATGATCGCTGGATCAATTCCGAAGAATGGGAGCGAAGCAGATCCTGGCTTGGTTGGCGTGACCCCGGCTAAAGGAGTAATCAAGTGAGAGCCAGATTCGGTCTGCCAATAAGTGTCACAAATGTGGGCCTTGCCACGTCCTATGTGCGCATTATACCACTCCCAAACATCTTTTGCAATTGGCTCTCCAACAGAGCCTAAAACTCTCAAGGATTGGAGTGAGTAAGGCTCAATGTAGGATTCACCAGCCCTTTTGAGGAGTCTCAAAGCAGTGGGAGCGACATAGAACTGGGTAACTTTGTACTTGTCGACAATCTCCCAGTACCTTGAATAGTTTGGGTAAGCTGGGGTACCCTCAAACACAACCGTGGTAGCACCATTCAAGAGAGGACCGTAAACGACATAGCTGTGACCTGTAATCCATCCAACATCACCAGCTGTAAATAATATGTCTTCTGGGTGGACATCAAACACATACTTAGTGGTAAGCAGTGCGCCAAGAAGATAGCCGGCCGTCGAGTGCTGGATGCCTTTAGGCTTGCCAGTAGAGCCTGAAGTATAGAGAAGAAATAGAGTGTCCTCTGCAGAGACTGGGGTAGCAGGGTAATATGATGGGTATTTCTTAACTTCTTCGTGCCACCATAGATCCCTTCCTTCAGTCCAAGGGATGTGGGAATTACCCGTACGCTTGTAAACAAGAACGTTCGTCACTTGGGGACAAGCGAGAAGGGCATCGTCaactatttttttcgtttcAATAATTTTTCCCCCTCTCTTGGACTCGTCGGTAGTTATGACGACTTTGGAGTTTGCGTCATTAATTCTGTCTCTAAGGGATCCAGAACTGAAACCAGCAAAGACAACAGAATGAATAGCCCCAATTCTAACGATAGCCATCAAAGTAACGATCGCTTCAGGAATCATGGGCAAATACACAGCCACAGTATCCCCTTTCTTGACACCTAggttcagcagcacctGAGAAACCTTACAGACTTGTTTCAGTAGCTCGCCGTAAGTAATAatttctccttgatcaggCTCATCTGCTTCATAGATGATAGCAGGCTTGTCTGGGTTTTTGATGGCCCACCGGTCAACGCAATTGTAACAGGCATTCAGTTCTCCGTCGACAAACCATGCCGATGGTTCTCCATTGttgtctttcaaaaacgGAGCATTGGGAACCTTCGGAACAGTGAAGGGTTTAAACCAGGACAGATGTTGTTCAGCCATTCCACCGAAGAAAGAGCCGGGGTCACGAATCGATTCTTCATacatttttttgtattcatccaacgagctcaaaTATGGCTTCGATGGATGTCTCTCCAAGAATCCTGCTGGAGGCTCAAGAGCTCTTTCTCTCATCAAGTGTTCGTTTTCTAAATGCTTTTCCGGCATTTTGTTAAAATCAGTCAGAGAATTGTAAAATGCTATTCGTTATATATATAATCCAAGATATTGAAGTGGGAAACACAATGCTGCAGAATCTGACCCCGTATGCTAACATAGAAAATGCCCTTTTTGCGAACCCTGTCACCGTCCACGCGAAATTTGCACCCTCCCCCGAAAAGGAGGGGACACTGAGGGGAAGAAAAATACCAAATGTGTTACTAAAATGTCCCCGCAATTGCAGTGATTAGGCACAATTTGCCTAATTGAGGGGACGCGGCTGGAGGGAGTTTTGGGACGCTGGTCCGAGTGCAAGCCCGTTTTCCCACTTATCTACAGCAATTGTGGGGTTTGCGCACATCTATGAAAAACATCCTTACAttcaagtttttgatgaatttCCTGATTACGTAATAAGAGACAAAATTTCAAGGCACAGTTAAATTGTATTCGGTACATCGTGTTTACAGTTGTAATTTTTGAGGCAGCATATTTTTAGAAACACCGAATAACCCTGGATCAGAAAATATTGTCTTTGATCTTAAAATTAAAATAGTGTTCCTGCGCTGGTATCATTATTTTAGCTTGCTGAAGTCAAGTCGCTGATTACATAAAGGACTCACAGCTGCTGAGTGCTCGCTT
This window of the Ogataea parapolymorpha DL-1 chromosome VII, whole genome shotgun sequence genome carries:
- a CDS encoding ribonucleoprotein-associated protein: MSTTPNPKAFPLADSGLTQQILDVVQQAQNLRQLKKGANETTKTLNRGISEFIIMAADTEPIEILLHLPLLCEDKNVPYVFVPSKTALGRACGVSRPVIAASITTNDASAIKNQIYAIKDKIETLLI
- a CDS encoding putative FAD transporter; protein product: MLFIEKALLLGFWLTFPLLAEGKRELFANSLVTCMENSQIEPTYFNVVFTADDDGGSVKYDISLTSEISGQVYAKVMAYAYGIEVVEKNVDFCSIGWKQFCPMYPGSLEVNSIQYLSSDFTNMVPKIAYTFPDIDALVRVIILDSNDTQVGCIQASFSNKKTVAHVGAKWATAIISGIGLLVSAVLSVFGNSASASIISANAVSLFSFFQSTVILCMLHVQEVPPIVSAWAENIAWSMGLIRVTFMQQIFRWYVQATGGTPTQYLTSSSISVLVQRSLNESKKIATKLIPFYSLVSYFMPSLAPSPTDYYQDLEARSNDLYNLQGDQYLKILRGVERVGYKANIEPTSIVCTGFTFFVLFLYVLIGLFMIGKTIMSFGRKRGWSRTIDLSRNWKVILKGILQRYIYIGFPQLVILSLWEFTVVDSAAVVVLAVIFLLLCLGIMGWVCYRTLMFGAVSVETHNNAAAILYGNPDVLNRYGFFYTMFDAKKFYWGAVFLTYLFVKALFVSLAQKSGKTQALVVFLLDLAYTIALIKVRPFLDKATNIVNILMSVVNTINSFFFLFFSELFGQPSAVGSIMGLIFFVLNAVFSFLLLVLIIVYSCIAIFSKNPDARFSPAKDDRTSFQKKQISDDVPDGAQELFELGQVAKDHQENWANEMYKLKAMVDSSDMGQSSDRKSQSDLDKPLELTQEEEASFGAKLMHKLTGGKSLLRRNKSQKTSDQNTELPEVFDHPLPKSTVDQQIPTHARSESNTPMMQSENQGFQTPVSTFMRDESFKSMSDIGSDSGNDVLTQPFDSTENYVEGNQKSSKYSYL
- a CDS encoding Acetyl-coenzyme A synthetase 1, yielding MPEKHLENEHLMRERALEPPAGFLERHPSKPYLSSLDEYKKMYEESIRDPGSFFGGMAEQHLSWFKPFTVPKVPNAPFLKDNNGEPSAWFVDGELNACYNCVDRWAIKNPDKPAIIYEADEPDQGEIITYGELLKQVCKVSQVLLNLGVKKGDTVAVYLPMIPEAIVTLMAIVRIGAIHSVVFAGFSSGSLRDRINDANSKVVITTDESKRGGKIIETKKIVDDALLACPQVTNVLVYKRTGNSHIPWTEGRDLWWHEEVKKYPSYYPATPVSAEDTLFLLYTSGSTGKPKGIQHSTAGYLLGALLTTKYVFDVHPEDILFTAGDVGWITGHSYVVYGPLLNGATTVVFEGTPAYPNYSRYWEIVDKYKVTQFYVAPTALRLLKRAGESYIEPYSLQSLRVLGSVGEPIAKDVWEWYNAHIGRGKAHICDTYWQTESGSHLITPLAGVTPTKPGSASLPFFGIDPAIIDPVSGKELEGNEVEGVLAIRSSWPSMARTIWRDYSRFLDTYLRPYHGYYFSGDGAARDKDGFYWILGRVDDVVNVSGHRLSTAEIEAALIEHSMVAESAVVGFPDELTGSAVAAFVSLKNRSIEDPSAIKKELILTVRKEIGPFAAPKLILLVNDLPKTRSGKIMRRILRKILSGEEDQLGDTSTLSNPQVVSHLIEVVKAK